A single genomic interval of Paenibacillus macerans harbors:
- a CDS encoding phosphatidylglycerophosphatase A family protein: protein MGMEQPKQKAPYSLNSKKVADATKAWLHKRGVTTEQIAELVMFLQQKYYPNLTMEECVHNVEQVLTKREVQNAVLTGIQLDVLAEQGLLIPELQEMIANDESLYGVDEILAFSIVNVYGSIGFTNYGYVDKLKPGILEKLNDKTLGPINTFLDDIVGAIAASASSRIAHRKQAEREHGEDTLDDER, encoded by the coding sequence ATGGGGATGGAACAACCAAAACAAAAAGCGCCTTATAGCCTGAACAGCAAAAAAGTCGCCGACGCCACCAAGGCATGGCTGCACAAACGGGGCGTTACGACCGAACAAATCGCGGAACTCGTGATGTTCCTGCAGCAGAAATATTATCCGAACCTGACGATGGAAGAATGCGTACACAACGTGGAGCAGGTGCTGACCAAAAGGGAAGTGCAAAACGCGGTATTAACCGGCATTCAGCTTGATGTCCTGGCGGAACAGGGGCTGCTTATCCCCGAACTTCAGGAGATGATCGCGAACGACGAAAGTTTGTACGGCGTCGATGAAATTTTGGCTTTTTCGATCGTTAACGTATACGGCAGCATCGGATTTACCAATTACGGTTATGTGGACAAGCTGAAGCCGGGCATTTTGGAAAAGCTGAACGATAAAACCCTCGGGCCGATAAACACATTTCTGGACGACATCGTCGGCGCCATCGCCGCTTCAGCCAGCAGCCGGATCGCCCACCGCAAGCAGGCCGAACGGGAGCACGGCGAGGACACGCTTGATGACGAGCGTTGA
- the rph gene encoding ribonuclease PH, whose translation MRSNGREANERRPMKLTVNVNKYAEGSVYIEVGDTKVMCTATVEEKVPMFMKGQGKGWVTAEYSMLPRATQTRNQRESARGKLSGRTMEIQRLIGRSLRSVVDLQALGERSVTIDCDVIQADGGTRTTSITGAFVAMALAMHKIVQKHALPVFPITDYIASVSVGIVGQETLLDLNYDEDSKAMVDMNVVMTGRGQFVEVQGTGEENPFSREDLDRMLALAEKGIREMIEQQREALGPVALHIQSGQPGSAV comes from the coding sequence ATGAGAAGTAACGGACGTGAAGCGAACGAGCGCCGCCCGATGAAGTTGACCGTAAACGTCAACAAATATGCGGAGGGCTCCGTATATATTGAGGTCGGCGACACGAAAGTGATGTGTACGGCGACCGTGGAAGAGAAAGTGCCGATGTTTATGAAGGGGCAAGGCAAAGGCTGGGTGACGGCCGAATATTCGATGCTCCCCCGGGCGACCCAGACCCGGAATCAGCGTGAATCGGCAAGGGGAAAGCTGAGCGGACGGACGATGGAGATCCAGCGCCTGATCGGGCGCTCGCTCCGTTCAGTTGTCGATTTGCAGGCGCTGGGCGAGCGCTCCGTCACGATTGACTGCGACGTGATTCAGGCGGACGGAGGGACGCGGACGACGTCGATTACCGGGGCTTTCGTAGCGATGGCGCTGGCGATGCACAAGATCGTCCAAAAGCATGCGCTGCCGGTCTTTCCGATCACCGACTATATCGCTTCCGTCAGCGTAGGCATCGTCGGGCAGGAGACGCTTCTTGACCTGAATTATGACGAGGATTCCAAGGCGATGGTCGACATGAACGTCGTAATGACGGGCCGCGGCCAATTTGTCGAGGTGCAGGGGACCGGGGAAGAAAACCCGTTCTCCCGGGAGGACCTGGACCGGATGCTGGCGCTGGCCGAAAAAGGAATCCGGGAGATGATCGAGCAGCAGCGCGAAGCGCTTGGCCCCGTCGCCCTGCACATTCAAAGCGGCCAGCCTGGATCGGCGGTGTAA
- a CDS encoding peptidyl-prolyl cis-trans isomerase, whose protein sequence is MEDKEKKELEAADEAAPRPEDETAETAETAKTADTADKAEGQARGADEPAGQREQEGEGQTTGGAVELTKAEYDPALGLQHTAEDAGGRDGGDVPVMEAEDFSEQGTPVQTSNGGKLWPIVSLVLAVLLVVVLIKPPFAAKKAEAVATVNGVEITKDQLYNKMAAQGGEQVLSGMIDQELIDQEAKKQNITITDADIDAEIKDTYIAQFGSEEALKQALVQYGMTMDNLRSEIANQLKLTKLLEPQVKVTDDQIKQMFETYKESFNTPEQVRASIILVKTEDEAKNIIKQLNGGADFAELAKSKSLDTATKDKGGDIDFFARGQQETAIEDAAFKLAKGEISDPVKTSGGYQVIKVTDRKEAHTATLAEEKEKIRKMLVSQQVSQMSDAWLQNLHSKSKITNTLTDANGAAAAQ, encoded by the coding sequence ATGGAAGACAAAGAGAAGAAGGAGCTGGAAGCGGCCGACGAGGCGGCGCCAAGGCCGGAGGACGAAACGGCGGAAACTGCAGAAACTGCAAAAACAGCGGATACAGCCGATAAGGCTGAAGGACAAGCCCGCGGCGCGGATGAACCGGCTGGGCAGCGTGAGCAAGAAGGCGAGGGCCAAACAACGGGCGGCGCCGTAGAGCTGACGAAAGCGGAATACGACCCGGCTCTCGGCTTGCAGCATACCGCCGAGGATGCCGGCGGGCGCGATGGCGGAGACGTTCCGGTGATGGAGGCCGAGGATTTTTCGGAGCAGGGAACGCCAGTGCAGACGTCAAATGGGGGCAAGCTTTGGCCGATCGTTTCGCTGGTGCTGGCCGTTTTGCTCGTCGTCGTACTGATCAAGCCACCGTTCGCGGCGAAAAAAGCCGAAGCGGTCGCTACGGTCAACGGCGTAGAAATTACGAAAGACCAATTGTATAACAAAATGGCGGCGCAAGGCGGCGAGCAGGTGCTTTCCGGCATGATCGACCAGGAACTGATCGACCAGGAAGCCAAGAAACAGAATATTACGATCACCGACGCCGATATCGACGCGGAAATCAAAGATACCTATATCGCTCAGTTCGGTTCCGAGGAAGCGCTGAAACAGGCGCTCGTTCAATACGGGATGACGATGGACAATTTGCGGAGCGAGATTGCCAATCAGCTGAAGCTGACCAAACTGCTCGAGCCGCAAGTGAAAGTCACCGACGACCAAATCAAGCAGATGTTTGAGACATATAAAGAATCCTTCAATACTCCGGAGCAGGTTCGGGCATCGATCATTCTTGTGAAAACGGAAGACGAAGCGAAGAACATCATCAAACAGTTGAATGGAGGCGCGGACTTCGCGGAACTGGCGAAGAGCAAATCGCTGGATACGGCGACGAAGGACAAAGGCGGGGATATCGACTTCTTTGCCCGCGGGCAGCAAGAAACGGCCATCGAGGATGCGGCTTTTAAGCTGGCCAAGGGCGAAATCAGCGATCCGGTGAAAACAAGCGGGGGTTATCAGGTTATCAAGGTAACCGACCGCAAGGAAGCGCACACGGCTACGTTGGCAGAGGAGAAGGAAAAAATCCGCAAAATGCTGGTAAGCCAGCAGGTTTCGCAAATGTCGGACGCCTGGCTGCAAAACCTTCACAGCAAATCGAAGATTACGAATACGCTCACGGACGCGAACGGCGCCGCTGCAGCGCAATAA
- a CDS encoding transposase has translation MEVNTGTELQPFSSRFNSEQDCMEALIAMKWPSGFVCPRCAHTRCSRLTSRHIPLFECGKCKHQTSPLVGTIFEGTHLPLLKWFEALDLFLLEGGISALRLSKVIRVAYKTAWSMLHKIRHAVGEFDARELLSGDVKVNSDQYGRNPSRCQVSHPYASAVVAGCTVKDSGEPERVKIRLVPHKRGGEKRANRHDLNTFINGHVDVCTSEVQLFPQAFRLYAPLRRVVREAWESLKSTYGALGLKHLQAYLNEYTGRRRLRLQGGRPGAAETMRQKLLRMCVAIPAIPYRRLIARQPNQPLAAAA, from the coding sequence ATGGAAGTCAATACGGGAACGGAACTTCAGCCATTCAGCAGCCGTTTTAACAGCGAACAGGACTGCATGGAGGCGCTAATCGCGATGAAGTGGCCAAGCGGCTTCGTCTGCCCGCGATGCGCTCATACCCGGTGCAGCCGTCTGACCTCCCGGCATATCCCCTTGTTCGAGTGCGGAAAGTGCAAGCATCAAACATCGCCTTTGGTCGGCACGATTTTTGAAGGAACGCATCTGCCCTTGCTCAAGTGGTTCGAGGCCCTGGATTTATTCCTGCTGGAGGGCGGCATCTCGGCGCTGCGGCTGAGCAAGGTGATCCGGGTCGCCTACAAAACCGCCTGGTCGATGCTGCACAAAATACGTCATGCCGTGGGGGAGTTTGATGCCCGGGAGCTGCTCTCCGGAGACGTGAAGGTGAACAGCGATCAGTATGGGCGTAATCCGTCCCGGTGTCAGGTTTCGCATCCGTACGCCTCGGCGGTCGTAGCGGGCTGCACGGTCAAGGATTCGGGCGAGCCGGAGCGGGTCAAAATCCGCCTGGTACCGCATAAGCGGGGAGGCGAAAAAAGGGCAAACCGTCACGATCTAAACACGTTTATCAATGGGCATGTGGATGTCTGTACATCGGAGGTGCAGTTGTTCCCTCAGGCCTTTCGGCTGTATGCGCCCTTGCGGAGAGTGGTGAGAGAGGCGTGGGAATCGCTGAAGAGTACGTATGGAGCCTTGGGGCTGAAGCATCTGCAGGCGTACCTAAACGAATACACCGGACGCCGCCGGTTGCGCCTGCAAGGAGGACGGCCCGGAGCGGCAGAAACGATGCGGCAGAAGTTGCTGCGCATGTGTGTGGCGATACCGGCGATTCCTTACCGCCGGCTGATCGCGCGCCAACCGAACCAGCCCCTTGCGGCTGCGGCTTGA
- a CDS encoding class I SAM-dependent methyltransferase, which translates to MSDWYERSFGEDYLLVYKHRDQWGARREAEKLIFWLNLPPGAKVLDLCCGMGRHSLVFAEAGYEVTGVDLSEVLLREAKRNDAKRIVRWVRADMRNLPLAGGFDAVLNLFTSFGYFHDDHEHIQVLREVARMLKPGGRFVIDYLNPAYTAVHLVPRSERMDEGQLITERRVIEDGYVKKHITITKENGPGAGADGAWAREYMERIKLYSKEEFAVMLEEAGLVLEQIHGDYGEDGYDPETSPRMILAGSRP; encoded by the coding sequence ATGTCGGATTGGTATGAACGGAGCTTCGGGGAAGATTATCTGCTCGTCTACAAGCATCGGGATCAGTGGGGAGCCCGGCGCGAGGCGGAAAAGCTGATCTTTTGGCTGAACCTGCCGCCCGGCGCTAAAGTGCTTGATTTATGCTGCGGCATGGGGCGGCATTCCCTCGTCTTCGCGGAGGCGGGTTATGAGGTCACCGGGGTCGATTTGTCGGAGGTGCTGCTGCGGGAGGCGAAGCGGAACGATGCCAAGCGGATCGTGCGCTGGGTGCGGGCCGATATGCGGAACCTGCCGCTCGCGGGAGGTTTTGACGCCGTCTTGAACTTATTTACTTCCTTCGGTTATTTTCACGACGATCATGAACATATCCAGGTGCTGCGGGAGGTGGCGCGGATGTTGAAGCCCGGGGGCCGCTTTGTCATCGATTATTTGAACCCGGCTTATACGGCGGTGCATCTCGTGCCCCGGTCCGAACGAATGGACGAGGGTCAGCTCATCACCGAACGCCGCGTCATCGAAGACGGTTATGTCAAAAAGCACATCACGATTACAAAGGAGAATGGCCCGGGAGCGGGAGCGGACGGAGCCTGGGCAAGGGAATACATGGAACGGATCAAACTGTACTCGAAAGAGGAATTTGCCGTTATGCTGGAAGAGGCCGGACTGGTTTTGGAGCAAATCCATGGGGATTATGGCGAAGACGGCTATGACCCCGAAACGTCGCCTCGGATGATTTTGGCGGGTAGCCGCCCATGA
- a CDS encoding LacI family DNA-binding transcriptional regulator, with product MVSIKDIAKKAGVSISTVSYALNGSSKVTDETRSKILAVAKELNYVPNAAARTLKKRESGILGVFLTDFKGDVYGDLLDGMKEVCNGRGYDLIVCSGKRAHRMLPERMIDGAVILDQTFKNEELLKYADRNHKIVVLDRELDHPNINQVLLDNKAGAALAAEYLLEQGHRKIYVVSGPEGSFDSTQRMKAVKMVADRAREAEWIEIAGDFKKSGGERAAEQVIREYSGPAAVFCLNDEMAIGFWNRLEGTGYRIGEHIHLIGFDNIELTNYMQPRLATINYSKRKWGALAAEQLIKILAGEQVEHERIYVTLIKGESVGKI from the coding sequence TTGGTAAGCATTAAGGATATCGCGAAAAAAGCCGGGGTTTCCATATCAACCGTGTCATACGCCCTAAACGGCAGCAGCAAGGTGACGGATGAGACCCGCTCGAAAATTTTGGCGGTTGCCAAGGAACTGAATTATGTGCCGAATGCGGCGGCGAGAACGTTAAAGAAGCGGGAGTCCGGAATTTTGGGCGTGTTTTTAACGGATTTCAAGGGGGATGTTTACGGCGACCTGCTGGACGGAATGAAAGAGGTATGCAACGGCCGGGGTTACGATCTGATCGTATGCAGCGGCAAAAGGGCGCACCGGATGCTTCCCGAGCGGATGATCGACGGGGCCGTTATTTTGGACCAGACGTTTAAAAATGAAGAGCTGCTCAAGTATGCGGACCGCAACCATAAAATCGTCGTGCTCGACCGGGAGCTGGACCATCCCAACATCAATCAGGTGCTGCTGGACAACAAAGCGGGCGCCGCGTTGGCTGCCGAATATTTGCTGGAGCAAGGGCACCGGAAGATATATGTGGTGTCCGGTCCGGAGGGTTCGTTCGACTCGACTCAGCGGATGAAGGCGGTTAAAATGGTGGCGGACCGCGCCCGGGAAGCGGAATGGATCGAAATCGCCGGCGATTTCAAAAAAAGCGGCGGGGAGCGGGCCGCCGAGCAGGTGATCCGGGAATACTCCGGACCGGCGGCCGTTTTTTGCCTGAACGACGAAATGGCGATCGGCTTCTGGAACCGTTTGGAGGGAACCGGCTACCGGATCGGCGAGCATATTCATCTGATCGGCTTCGACAATATCGAGCTGACGAACTATATGCAGCCGCGCCTGGCCACGATCAATTACTCGAAACGCAAATGGGGGGCGCTCGCCGCCGAGCAGTTAATCAAAATTTTGGCGGGTGAGCAGGTTGAACACGAACGGATTTACGTTACTTTGATCAAAGGCGAATCCGTGGGAAAAATTTGA
- a CDS encoding dipeptidase yields the protein MDYQSYFSKHREQHLNELGELLKIPSVSALSEHKGDVLKAAEWIADALRRAGMEGVEIHPTAGHPVVYAEHLHAPGKPTILVYGHYDVQPVDPLNLWETPPFEPSIRNGKLYARGATDDKGQVFMHIKAVEALLKQEQQLPVNIKFCIEGEEEITSPNLPSFLEANQEKLAADCILISDTALLAPGKPAICIGLRGLCALEISLYTANTDLHSGTFGGGVPNALHAMASLLASLHDEKGRITVEGFYEGVPELTPELREEFAKQQFDEEKLKHDLGLETLYGEEGYSFVERTGARPTLELNGVWGGFQGEGTKTVLPKEAHAKITCRLVGDQDPQATIDRIERHLRAHLQPGATLSVKATEKARAFSIDPSDPMLQKAADAYAAVYGTRALFTKDGGSIPIVETLSRVLSAPAVMMGFGLPDENLHAPNEHFNLENFDKGLLTIVHYLKSL from the coding sequence ATGGACTACCAATCTTACTTTAGCAAGCATCGAGAACAACATTTGAATGAGCTGGGGGAATTGCTGAAAATCCCCAGTGTTTCGGCGCTGTCCGAACATAAAGGCGATGTGCTGAAAGCGGCCGAATGGATCGCCGACGCGCTTCGCCGGGCCGGCATGGAAGGCGTGGAAATCCACCCGACCGCCGGGCATCCGGTAGTTTACGCCGAGCATTTGCACGCTCCGGGCAAGCCGACCATCCTGGTCTACGGGCATTACGACGTCCAGCCGGTAGACCCGCTGAATCTGTGGGAGACGCCTCCGTTCGAGCCTTCGATCCGGAACGGCAAGCTGTACGCCCGGGGCGCCACCGATGACAAAGGGCAGGTATTCATGCACATCAAAGCGGTGGAAGCGCTCCTCAAACAGGAGCAGCAACTGCCGGTCAATATCAAGTTTTGCATCGAAGGCGAAGAGGAGATCACCAGCCCCAACTTGCCTTCCTTCCTGGAAGCGAATCAGGAGAAGCTGGCGGCCGATTGCATTCTGATTTCCGATACCGCGCTCTTGGCCCCGGGCAAACCGGCGATCTGCATCGGCCTGCGCGGATTGTGCGCACTGGAGATTTCCCTTTATACGGCCAACACCGATTTGCATTCCGGCACATTTGGCGGCGGCGTACCAAACGCCTTGCATGCGATGGCCTCTCTGCTCGCCTCTCTCCATGACGAGAAAGGCCGCATTACGGTAGAAGGGTTTTATGAAGGGGTGCCCGAGCTGACCCCGGAATTGCGGGAAGAATTCGCCAAGCAGCAGTTTGACGAAGAGAAGTTGAAACATGACCTCGGCTTGGAGACCCTGTACGGAGAAGAAGGCTATTCCTTCGTGGAACGGACAGGCGCCCGTCCGACGCTGGAGCTGAACGGGGTGTGGGGCGGATTCCAAGGAGAGGGCACCAAAACGGTGCTGCCGAAGGAAGCCCACGCCAAAATCACCTGCCGGCTCGTAGGAGATCAGGACCCGCAGGCCACGATTGACCGGATCGAACGCCACCTGCGCGCGCATTTGCAGCCTGGCGCGACCTTGAGCGTCAAGGCTACCGAAAAAGCCCGCGCCTTCTCGATCGATCCGTCGGACCCGATGCTGCAAAAAGCGGCAGACGCCTACGCCGCCGTATACGGGACCCGCGCCTTGTTCACCAAAGACGGCGGCTCGATTCCGATCGTCGAAACGCTGTCGCGCGTGTTGTCCGCCCCGGCCGTCATGATGGGCTTTGGGCTGCCGGATGAAAACCTGCACGCCCCGAACGAACATTTCAACCTGGAGAACTTCGACAAAGGGCTGCTGACGATCGTCCATTACCTCAAGTCGCTGTAA
- a CDS encoding XTP/dITP diphosphatase — translation MIEGPVIVVATRNPGKVREFAHALEALNKQVRSLADYPDIPEIVEDGETFAENARKKAKTVGDHLGRPVLADDSGLCVDRLGGAPGVYSARYAGERASDEDNNEKLLAELEKERLGEDTEQPLLSPARFVCHLALYDPATGRFVEASGEAEGWITSEPAGGGGFGYDPLFYLPAYEKTFAELSLEEKQAVSHRGAALRNLAAKLVP, via the coding sequence ATGATTGAAGGACCGGTTATCGTCGTGGCCACGCGGAATCCGGGCAAGGTCCGGGAATTCGCCCATGCTTTGGAGGCCTTGAACAAGCAGGTGCGGAGCCTGGCCGATTACCCGGATATTCCGGAAATCGTCGAGGATGGCGAGACGTTTGCCGAAAATGCCCGCAAGAAGGCCAAAACGGTGGGCGATCACCTGGGACGTCCGGTGCTGGCGGACGACTCGGGGTTATGCGTTGACCGGCTGGGCGGGGCGCCGGGCGTTTATTCGGCCCGTTATGCCGGCGAGCGCGCTTCCGACGAGGACAACAACGAAAAGCTGCTGGCGGAGCTGGAGAAGGAGCGGCTCGGGGAAGATACCGAGCAGCCGCTGCTCAGTCCGGCGCGGTTCGTCTGCCATCTGGCGCTGTACGACCCGGCCACCGGGCGGTTCGTGGAGGCCTCCGGCGAAGCGGAGGGCTGGATCACGTCCGAGCCGGCCGGAGGCGGCGGGTTCGGGTACGATCCGCTGTTTTACCTGCCCGCCTACGAGAAGACGTTCGCGGAGCTCAGCCTGGAGGAGAAGCAGGCCGTCAGCCACCGCGGCGCTGCGCTGCGCAACCTGGCGGCCAAGCTGGTCCCGTGA
- a CDS encoding GerMN domain-containing protein has product MNRNRRFRNTAAVSVLAFPLLLSGCSLFGASSSAQIDPPPADVEAQMLESIGAEKASSEQTSFMTEKELSTVYLENEHGLIAPVALHLPEGDASLRLNRMLETIVQEGPYDSLIPAGFAGVLPAGTEVKAVTVKQDEKLAVVEFNGAFADYAKEDERKILEALTWTLTETPGVEKVQLWVDGEKLNEMPVGGTPLDRPLSRSIGINLQLNDGSSLSQSSPVVVYFSAATPDGVQYFVPVTRFVPAGNDPVKAALGELLQGPQRGDGLERVVTDNTKLESVEKSQDGVVTISLQDDMFEAGEKLPAQMMQSLVLTVAQNAEDSKVRIWVNGQKEVVGMDNQKYSEPVMRPETINAIPL; this is encoded by the coding sequence ATGAATAGGAACCGCCGTTTTCGGAACACGGCCGCCGTCAGCGTATTAGCGTTCCCGCTGCTGCTGTCGGGATGCAGTCTGTTCGGAGCCAGCTCATCCGCACAAATCGATCCGCCGCCCGCGGACGTGGAGGCGCAAATGCTGGAGTCGATCGGCGCCGAGAAGGCAAGCTCGGAGCAGACAAGCTTCATGACGGAGAAGGAGCTTTCGACGGTTTATTTGGAGAACGAGCACGGCCTGATTGCCCCGGTGGCGCTGCATTTGCCGGAAGGCGACGCATCCTTGAGACTGAACCGGATGCTGGAAACGATCGTACAGGAAGGGCCGTACGACAGCCTGATTCCGGCTGGTTTTGCCGGGGTGCTTCCGGCGGGGACCGAGGTCAAAGCCGTGACCGTCAAGCAAGACGAAAAGCTGGCTGTCGTCGAATTCAACGGGGCGTTTGCCGATTATGCGAAGGAGGATGAACGGAAAATCCTCGAAGCTTTGACCTGGACGTTAACCGAAACTCCCGGCGTCGAGAAGGTCCAGCTCTGGGTGGACGGGGAAAAGCTGAACGAAATGCCGGTCGGCGGCACACCGCTGGATCGCCCGCTCAGCCGCAGCATCGGCATCAATTTGCAGCTGAACGACGGCTCCAGCTTGTCGCAATCGAGCCCGGTGGTCGTGTATTTTTCCGCGGCGACGCCGGACGGGGTGCAGTATTTTGTGCCGGTCACACGTTTTGTTCCCGCCGGGAACGACCCGGTGAAGGCGGCGCTTGGCGAACTGCTCCAAGGTCCGCAGCGGGGCGATGGCCTGGAAAGAGTCGTGACGGACAATACCAAACTGGAAAGCGTGGAAAAATCCCAGGATGGAGTCGTGACGATATCGCTGCAGGACGATATGTTTGAAGCCGGCGAGAAGCTTCCGGCGCAGATGATGCAGTCGCTCGTGCTGACCGTGGCGCAAAACGCCGAGGACAGCAAAGTGCGCATTTGGGTCAACGGGCAAAAGGAAGTCGTTGGCATGGACAACCAAAAATACAGCGAACCCGTCATGCGGCCCGAAACGATTAACGCCATTCCGCTGTAG
- a CDS encoding MBL fold metallo-hydrolase, translated as MKTMLAIQTWDKEGVIRVPLPMAPPLRWVNSYMLRGPEGITIIDPGPRTAETEREWLLALRQLDIAPGDVAQIMVTHHHPDHYGLAGYLQSITGAAVRMSRRAYEETQLMWGKDSVMNEELPRLFRRHGMPPVWSGQLPPHLRSFFSQVTPAPEVDFIREGEAVVMGGRCWLPLESAGHAPGHLSFYDPERKLMFCGDAVLPQISPNISFLPGSDPQPLQSFLTSLERFASYEVRIAFPGHRHPFEHFPERVHMLLEHHEERLARIEGLLRPRPQTGFEVCAALFGTDLGIHQMRFAMAETLAHLVELVRRGRARERLTSGEAAVEFHLTMR; from the coding sequence ATGAAGACGATGCTTGCGATTCAAACCTGGGACAAAGAAGGCGTTATCCGGGTACCCTTGCCGATGGCTCCTCCGCTGCGCTGGGTGAACAGCTATATGCTGCGCGGTCCGGAGGGGATCACAATCATCGATCCGGGGCCGAGGACCGCCGAGACCGAGCGGGAATGGTTGCTCGCCCTGCGCCAGCTTGACATCGCTCCGGGCGATGTGGCGCAAATCATGGTGACCCATCACCATCCCGACCATTACGGACTGGCGGGATATTTGCAGTCTATAACCGGGGCGGCCGTCCGCATGTCCCGGCGCGCTTACGAAGAGACACAGCTGATGTGGGGGAAGGACAGCGTCATGAACGAGGAATTGCCCCGCCTATTCCGGCGCCACGGCATGCCGCCTGTTTGGAGCGGCCAGTTGCCGCCGCATCTCCGGAGCTTTTTTTCGCAGGTGACCCCGGCGCCCGAGGTTGACTTTATCCGGGAAGGGGAGGCGGTGGTGATGGGCGGGCGATGCTGGCTGCCGCTCGAAAGCGCGGGACATGCCCCGGGGCATTTGTCCTTCTATGACCCTGAGCGCAAGCTGATGTTTTGCGGCGACGCCGTACTGCCGCAAATTTCCCCCAATATCAGCTTTTTGCCCGGCAGCGACCCGCAGCCGCTGCAATCGTTCCTCACATCACTCGAACGGTTTGCGAGCTATGAGGTGAGGATCGCTTTTCCGGGGCATCGCCATCCGTTCGAGCATTTCCCTGAACGCGTCCACATGCTGCTGGAGCATCACGAGGAGCGGCTGGCGCGGATCGAAGGGCTGCTGCGGCCGCGGCCGCAGACCGGGTTCGAGGTTTGCGCCGCGCTGTTCGGCACCGACCTTGGCATCCACCAAATGCGCTTTGCCATGGCCGAAACGCTGGCCCATCTGGTCGAACTGGTACGCCGCGGGCGTGCCAGGGAGCGGTTGACAAGCGGGGAAGCCGCGGTGGAATTTCATCTTACGATGCGATAA